A segment of the Streptomyces sp. ITFR-21 genome:
GCGCGGATGTACCGCACCGGCGACCTCGTGCTGCGCCACCCGGACGGCGCGCTGGAATACCTCGGCCGTCTCGACAATCAGGTCAAAGTACGCGGCTACCGGATCGAACTGGACGAGGTGGAGCGGCACTTGATCGACACGCGGGGCGTCACGGCCGCCGCGGCTGTGGCACTCGACGACGGCACAGGGACCGGTGGGCGCACTCTGGCGGCCGCGGTCTGCGTGACCGCGGACGGCCCGACGGGTGACCGGATCCGCGAGGACCTGCGCGGGCGCCTGCCCCGTCACATGGTCCCGGGCCGGATCCACGTCTTCGGTGCGCTCCCGCTCACCACGTCGGGCAAGATCGACCGCCGTGCCGTCGGCGCCATGGTCGCCGGGGCGGGGGGCGCGGGGGGTTTCGGGTCCGAGGCCGCCGCGCCCGCGGCCGATGACGCGGCGGACCAGGCCGCAGAACTCACCGTGCTCCTCGACACGGTCCGAACCCTGCTTCGTGCGCCGGACTTCGGCCCCGACGACGACTTCCTGGCCCGCGGGGGCGACTCACTGGCCGCCCTGCGGGTGAGCGGGGCGATGCGGGAGCGTGGCTGGCGCCTGCGCCCGTCGGACCTGGTGGCGGTTGGCAACGCGCGGGCGGTGGCCGCCCGTATGAAGCGGTGCTGACGGCCGCCTCGGCCGTGGCGGCCGCCCGGGGCGCGGGACGGCCGCACAGCCGGAAGGTGCAACTGTTGGTTTCGGAGAGGGGAGAGGTGTCATGACAGCCATATCCGTCGGGGACCAGTTGGCGACGTGGATCGAGAGCGAGGAATTTTCCTGCCTGGGGGCCAAGGCGGCACTGCGCCGCGAAAGCCTGCGCCATGTCCGTGTCGGAGTCATGGGCACCGAGGAGACGACGGCCGCGCTGCACAGCGCACTTGCCGCGTTCGTCGCCCGCGACCTCGACCCCGGCCAGAACTTCGCGTCGCTCGTCGCGGTCTTCGACGGGCCGCAGCGGCTTTCTGAGCCCGACTTCCACGAGTTACTGTGGCAGCAGCTGGCCGACCTGCACGCCTATGACGCGGACCGCGGGTACACATGGGCGGAGGGCGCGGACTCGGACCCGGCCTCGCCGGCGTTCGGCTTCAGCGTGGCGGGCCACCCGTTCTTCATCGTAGGCCTGCACGAGAACGCATCGAGGATCACCCGACGCTTCTCCTTTCCCGCGATGGCGTTCAACTCGCACCACCAGTTCCGCCGGCTGGTGGGGAACGGCGTCTACGGCGGGCTCCAGCGCCGTATCCGCGCACGCGAACTGCAACTGCAGGAGTCGATCAACCCCAACCTCGCCGACTTCGGCGAGTCGTCCGAGGCGCGGCAGTATTCCGGGATGAAGACGGACGCGGAGTGGCGCTGCCCCTTCGCCCCCGGCGCCTCCGCCGCGGGGTCCGCAGCACCGGGCACCGAGCAGCATGACGCGTGACCAGCGCCCAGGGGCTGCTTCGCGTCGGCAGCCGCGTACTGACCGGGCGTCAGCGACCGTAGGCTCGCGTGCATGAAGGTCCTCAGCGTGAATGCCGGACAGGCACGGGCGGTGCCCTACACGGACGCTCCCGGCGGTACGACGGGCATCGACAAGCATCCGGTGGACGGACCGGTCCGGGTGGCCCCTCCAGGGCCACCCGGCCTGGCGGGCAGCGGCGTGGCCGGTGACGCGGTGTGTGACCGGCGCTTCCAT
Coding sequences within it:
- the gntA gene encoding guanitoxin biosynthesis heme-dependent pre-guanitoxin N-hydroxylase GntA: MTAISVGDQLATWIESEEFSCLGAKAALRRESLRHVRVGVMGTEETTAALHSALAAFVARDLDPGQNFASLVAVFDGPQRLSEPDFHELLWQQLADLHAYDADRGYTWAEGADSDPASPAFGFSVAGHPFFIVGLHENASRITRRFSFPAMAFNSHHQFRRLVGNGVYGGLQRRIRARELQLQESINPNLADFGESSEARQYSGMKTDAEWRCPFAPGASAAGSAAPGTEQHDA